In a single window of the Elaeis guineensis isolate ETL-2024a chromosome 6, EG11, whole genome shotgun sequence genome:
- the LOC105046981 gene encoding LOW QUALITY PROTEIN: chlorophyll a-b binding protein CP29.2, chloroplastic (The sequence of the model RefSeq protein was modified relative to this genomic sequence to represent the inferred CDS: inserted 1 base in 1 codon), translated as MASTAAATSPFLGARLPDSHPAKTGGRFQARFGFGGAKKTAAKKKSPGSDRPLWXPGAKAPEWLDGSLVGDYGFDPFGLGKPAEYLQFDLDSLDQNLAKNQAGEVIGTRFENADVKSTPLQPYTEVFGLQRFRECELIHGRWAMLATLGALAVEGLTGVTWQDAGKVELENGSSYLGQPLPFSMTTLIWIEVLVIGYIEFQRNAELDPEKRLYPGGKFFDPLGLASDPEKKATLQLAEIKHARLAMVAALGFAVQAAATGKGPLNNWVTHLNDPLHTTIFDTFSSSS; from the exons ATGGCCTCCACAGCCGCGGCCACCTCCCCGTTTCTGGGCGCCCGGCTGCCCGACTCCCACCCGGCCAAGACCGGGGGCCGGTTCCAGGCCCGGTTCGGGTTCGGTGGCGCGAAGAAGACCGCGGCCAAGAAGAAGTCGCCCGGCTCGGACCGGCCGCTCT TTCCGGGCGCCAAGGCCCCGGAGTGGCTGGACGGTTCGCTGGTGGGGGACTACGGATTCGACCCGTTCGGGCTGGGGAAACCGGCCGAGTACCTCCAGTTCGATCTCGATTCTCTGGACCAGAACCTTGCCAAGAACCAGGCCGGGGAGGTGATCGGAACCCGGTTCGAGAACGCGGACGTGAAGTCGACCCCGCTGCAGCCCTACACGGAGGTGTTCGGGCTCCAGCGGTTCCGTGAGTGCGAGCTCATCCATGGGCGGTGGGCGATGCTGGCCACGCTTGGCGCGCTCGCGGTCGAGGGGCTCACTGGCGTAACGTGGCAGGATGCTGGAAAG GTAGAGCTGGAGAATGGGTCCTCTTATCTCGGCCAACCACTCCCTTTCTCCATGACTACACTGATATGGATTGAGGTGCTTGTGATCGGCTACATCGAGTTCCAGAGGAACGCCGAGCTCGACCCCGAGAAGAGGCTGTACCCAGGTGGCAAGTTCTTCGATCCCCTCGGCCTTGCGTCTGACCCTGAGAAGAAGGCCACTCTGCAGCTCGCCGAGATCAAGCACGCCCGTCTCGCCATGGTTGCCGCCCTGGGCTTTGCCGTCCAAGCTGCTGCCACCGGGAAGGGTCCCCTCAACAACTGGGTTACCCATCTTAATGATCCACTTCACACCACCATCTTCGataccttctcctcctcctcttaa